A segment of the Bdellovibrio bacteriovorus genome:
AGCTTCCGCCATAACAACATCCCGCCAGCAGGCACGCCACGCGACCCAGGACATAAGCAAAAGACAAGACCGGCGCAAACAGATCCAGGTAATCCTCAAACTGAACCCTGGCCACAAAGATCATATATAATAGACAGCACAAGCCCGCCAGAATTGCGCCGCCATAAAAAACAAACCCGCCATTCCAGAAATAGAAGATGCGGGTGAAGTCTTCCTGATAGTGCTCGAAGTTTTCATAGAATACGTGAAGCAGGCGGCCGCCAATAAATCCCGTGACCATGATGATAAGACTTAGGTCCAGAGCGACCTTCCGGGAAAGTTCAAACTTATCCGCGCGGGCACTGATCCAAATCAGACAAAGGCACACCGTCAGACTCAAAACGAGATAGTAAGTGGGAACGTTCAGAGTTGATGACAGGGGGATAAAAGGAAACAAGCGGCCTCCGCTATATACCGACGATAGACTTAATTTTCTTTGATTACCAAGAATATTCAAGACGATTCTGGTCAAGGGCCCGGAACTACAGACATAATAAGGCCTATATGAAGTTGCACCCGGCTGAAATCGCCAAAGAAATTAGGGCCTTTTCTTTCTTTAAATCATTTGCGGATGACCTGCTTTTGCAGACGTCTGCCATGGTTCATTGCGAGTCATTCGCCGCGGGTTCCTTCATTCTTCAAGAGGGCAAACAAAACAGCTCTCTGTTCTTTTTGAGATCCGGAAAAGTCGAAATTTCCCTGGCTTCTGAAGTGATTGCCACTTTGGACACCCCGGGTGAGGTGTTCGGTGAAATGAGCGTGATCACCTCCAATCCGACATCCACCACGGTCAAGGCTCTTTCGGCGGTGGAATGTTTTGTGATCCGGTCTGAGGACTTCGGTCATGTTCATCCCAAAGACAAAGACCGCTTTCAGGCGTTGTTGTTCCAGATTTACTGCAATGTCCTTACTGAACGTCTTATGAAAACCAACGAAAAAGCGCGACTCTTTGAAATCCTGAACCGCGAACTTCATGAGGCCCAGCAAAAAATCCAGAAAGTCGGCGGACGCGTTTTGTTGGTTGAACCGGATAAAAAGCAGCAGCTTCCGATCCGCATGGCTTTGGGGGGCACCGGGGTTCATCTGGACATTGCCAATGATGCCGAAGGTGCACGGGAATTCCTGCGCGACAATCAGTACGACGTGGTTTTGTGTGAAGAAGGTTGCGTGGAAGTTCTTAAAGAGGTCCACGAAGGCAAAAAGACACCATTTTCAATTTTGCTGACCAGTAAGGATGTCCAGGGGAACCTGCGTATTCTGGAAGGCAATCGTTATGTGGATCATATCATTTCCCGGGATGCAGAAGACCGCAACGCCACCATTCGCTATGTTCTGACGGCGCTGGGAAAACTTCTGAACAAGGATCTGTTCGGTATCGAAAAGTACCTGACCTGGGGAGTGGAAGTTCAAAGAAAGATGGTTTCCAACTCGACCCAGCGTGAATCGCTGCGCGAAGATCTGTATGGCTATTTCAAAAAAATGGGGGTTCGTTCCACCATTTTGGACCGTGTGAACACTGTGGTTGAAGAAATGCTGATGAATGCGATCTATGATGCGCCGGTGGACTCCAACGGAAAATCCATCTTCAATCATGTGTCCCGTAAAGAGGAAATTCAGCTCGACACCCATCAACAGTCCCAGCTTCGTTACGCCAGTGACGGGGTTTATCTGGCGGTGGGGGTGAAGGATCCGTTTGGGTCTTTGACCAAGGATATCATCATTGACTATCTGCTAAGCTGTTACAATGGCGCGGCGGGAAGCATGAACGCCAACAAAGGCGGCGCCGGGCGCGGCCTTCATCAGATCATCGAAAATGCGGATCTGACTGTGTTCAACGTTAAAAAAGGCGTCTGCACAGAAGTCATCTGCATGTTCAATATCGACGGCCAGAAGCGGGAAGCCCAGCCGTCATTCCACTATTTCTTCGTATAAGTGATCAGACCCAGCAACATCTGTCCCAGAAGCACGCAAGGCACTGTGGGCAGATTGGTGGATATCAATGAGGTCGCAAAGCCCAAAGCCGTTCCCCCCAGGGAAATCACCAGCATTCGGATCAGATAACTTTGTAAATTGCGACTGCGGGTGGATGTAAAGCTGGTTGCGATGAACAGGGATCCGATAGTGAACAGATAACCCATGCTTTGGATCGCCATCGTCGTCAGCAGCAGCGTTCCCACGTCAAAGACGCGATTTTGCCAGGTGCGATGAATATAGCTGTGGTTGACCATTTGGAAAGACGCCAGCGACAAGGATCTCCAGAACTTCAGAACAAAGACGCCAAAAAACACGGCCGCCAGCAAACACAATTGCGCCCCCGTATCACTCATCACCGCCAGATCACCGAAGTAAGAGGCGGCAATATGGCTTTCCAGGGCCGGGGTAAGATAGCTGGTCAGATAGGTCAGCGACAGGAAGAACACAAACAGGGTCAGATAGATGTGGTTGCGATCGGACTTTGTCTGAATCAACTGATCCATCAGTAATAAAGTCACCCAACCCAGGGATAATCCCGCCACCAGGCTGATACCATGAAAATCAGTGCCCAGCAGAATATTGATCACCAGGCCCAGAACAATCCCCAGGGAGGCGCCCTGTCCCAGAACAAAAATTTGCGCGCTTTTTTCACGCGCACTCCACTGGGACCCGATCAGTGCCAGCACCGCCGCCATCAACACCGACGACGGCAGGGACCACTTATAGATTTGCAGCAGTTCAATAAAGGATGTCATCGGATCTCCAGCACACGCACGCGGTTCCATTCAGCGGTCAAAGCGCGATGGGACACCAAAATCAATGAACTTTGCGGATGTTCTTTCAGGTAAGTCCCCAGAGCTTCTTCCAACTGCAGGGTGGATTCAGAGTCCACATGATTAAACGGTTCATCCAGAATCAACAGACGGGGCCTTTTAGCGAGCACGGCTGAAAGCAGGATCTTCTGCCGTTCGCCACCGCTGGCGGTGTTCCACTTTTTATCCAGATCCATGTTCTTTAATAGGGGGTGGGATCCTTCGTTATCGCCCAGCAGATCACGCAAAGTCAGTGGCAGATGAAAATGAAGTGTTCCCAGTTGCGGCAGATATTGGATGTCTTTTTGCGGAATTGAAAACTGAAAGCGGCCCTCAAAGTACTTATGCAGCCCCAGCAGGGTTTTTAGCAGCGTGCTTTTTCCAGCGCCGTTTTCACCACGCAGGAAAAGAACTTCACCATCATTCAGTTCAAGGTTCACCACGGGTGAAAGCGCCAGACCATCAGAGCTTAGAACCCGCAAGTCCCGGGCGGAAAGCAAGGAACTCATTTCACTGACCCCACCAGCAGCTCCTGCAGTTTCGCGATGGAGCTGGCATCACCTTTTGTTTGCACATAAGAAGGCACGATCATCACGGGCACGCCGGAAAGTTCCTGAAAGCGCTCCAGGGTTTTATGCGGAGCTGATGCCGTTGCAAAGAGCACAGTCACTTTATTGTCCTTGGCAAGTTTGGCAGCCTGAGCGATGCGCGCCGCAGACGGAGGCATTCCCGGTTTTTCTTCCAAAGAACCTGCGGATTCAAGCCCGTAGGCGCTGAAGAAGTAAGTGAATTCCTTGTGATACTCCATCACTTTGGTTTTCTTAACGGTTTTTGCCAGACGCTCCTGCAGGCGGGTCATTTCGGCTTTGAATGCATCATAATTTTTCTCAAACGCCGCACTTTCCTGAGGTAACGCCGCTGACAGCACTCGCACCACTTCGCGCCCGGCTTCGGCCATTTTCAAAGGGCTTAATGTGAAGTGAGGATTGCCGTGTGCGTGAACATCGCCCAGCGAGCGATTGATCACACCCGTCGGGACGTCCAAGGGCTTGATGCTGTTGCCAAGAATGCAGGAGCCAGTGCCTCCATCCTGAATTTTCGCATTCCCGGATTTGGAAAGAACTTTCGGAAGCCAGCCGACCTCCAGTTCAAGCCCCATGGAACAGACGATGTCGGCGCGGTTTACTTTCAGAATGTAATCAGGGCGGGCTTCGGCAAAGTGTGCATCTTCAGAACCTGAAAGCAGACTTTGTACCTCCACCTGCTCTTGTCCGATGGCACGCACCACTTCAGCAATGTCCGGCAATGTGGTGACAACTTTGATTTTGGCCTGAGCATAAGGACTAAAAAGCAACAGCGCAGAAAGCAAAAATTTATTCATGTCAGGCTCCTAGAATGAATGGGCCGGGTGGGCGCCAAGGATCGCCACCCACTGCAGTTCGATTTTCTGGCTGATGGTGTCGGATTCGCCCTGATAAGTTTGATTATCATAGGTGTACGCCACACGCAGCAAAGAGAACTCGCTGTTTTTAAAAGTCAAAGTCGGGACAAATCCATAATCCAGATTTTCTTGTCGGGAGCCATCGCTGATAAAGCTGCGGGACAGATCCGAGAACAAATCCACACGCAGTCCCAGGAACAGTCTTTCTGACAAAGACATCTGAGGATAGAAGTAAGCACCAATGTCTTCCTGAGTGTCCGCCCCCGGCCCACTCAAGTTGCGGTACCAGATTTCAGACTGGAACAGGAAGCTGAGGGTTTTGCCCTTTGTTTTTTTAAACACAAAATCCAGACCGTAAAGCTGGGTTTTGGTTTCTGCCGCGTCGGTGCGGCCCAGATAGTTCATGCCCCATTGAAGCGCACCGGCCTCGCCGAAGTCGACAAAGTTCACCGGGTGGATGTAGTGAGTGGGCACCTGCGGCTTTTCGCCCTCATCGTGGCTGTGCCCATAAGTGTAGCCATTGGTCACACCCAGGGTGATATCCCAGTAGCTGTCCGTGGGAAGCAGAGTTGAAAACTCTGCGCCAGTATCGGCGACACCTTCCTCATCAAAGAATTCAGCCTGTACGCGGGGAGCCGACACAAACGCCCAGTCGTGTTGGTGGAACTGATTAAGTCGACCCACACCCAGAAAGAATTTTCCGACGCGGAAGCGGGAATTTGGAATCACTTTGCTGGAACCCACATAGGCTTCGTGAACTTCGGCCACGAACTCGCCTTCTTCATTGTGAGCGGCAAAGTTCAGGTAAGCATCAAAGGTCGGATCCAAAGGCCCAAAGAACATCAATTCGGCAGCGCGGATGTCCAGCTTGTTTTCGGCAGAGTCCTCGAAGTTCAGCGGCGCCACCAGATCCAGTGCGGCTGCAGATTGCATGTTTTGCAGAACCTGGGCGGAAGCTGTCGTTGCGGTGGAAGAAAGCAAGGCGGCGGTCAGAATCAGTTTTTTCATCAGTGTCCATCCTGTGGGGAAGAAAGGCGTGCATTCAACAGTTGAGCGTTCGTGGCGGTGAAGCCCCAGGCCCGTCCAGAACCATTTCCGGGAGCGGCATCATAGTTCAGATCCAGGCTGTCTTCAGCACTGTTGTAAACTGTGTTGGTGTGATCCATGCCCGAGGACTTGGCACCATTCCAGATCAGCACGTGTGCGGGACGTTCATTGTTGTGAATATCCAGGGTGAAAGTCAAAGTTGTGGAGGCATACACGGCAGCAAACAAAGAACTCCAGTCCTGCACTTCGCCTTGAGCGTCGGCATGCACCTGCAATACATTTCCAATGCGTGTGAATGTCACCGTGAATCCACTTTGCAGGCTGGAATTTGCGAATGTGTGCAGGCTCAAGGAACCACCGTCATTCAGGGTGAAGGTGATTTCAAAATTGGCTCCGGCAGAAACAGCCGAAATACCTTCGCTCATCAGGCCTTTGCCTGAACCCAGATCATAATAGGAAGAGTCACCCACCTGCAGCGCCTTGCTGAGGTTGTCTTTGTCGGGATTGTGACCACCGCCGCAAGCTGCCAAAGCCAGAGAGAAGAAAACAGTTAAAAGCTTCTTCATCGACTACTCCTGATAGCGGGGTTCGTTCGGACCCGGATTTCTGCTGCGGTGACAGTCAAAGTGATCACCGTGCATGTGACACATGAAATGGGACTTCACTTCTCCCGCACCCGCGTTGTGAGTCAGCGTTGCCCAGATGCCTCCTCCAGTCTGCCACATTTTCACATTCGTGATCTGGGACAGAGGCGCAATTTTTCTGGTGAAGATGTCTGCGGAATAAGCCAAAGAAGCGGCGAATTCATCAACGCTAAAGCTGATGTCGTTCGCAGGGGAGTCGATCACTCCCAAATCTGCAGAGTCATGGCAGTGAGCTTCCTGAGCATCGCCGTGAGCATGGAAATGGCAGTCATAACCCACCACGCGGGCTGTGCCGGAGTTATCCATATAGGTCAGTTTCACGGCCGCTTCATCATCCGCTTTGAAAGTTTGAAAGCCCACCAGACCGCCGATGTTGCCGCTTTCAAAAAGTTCCAACGCCGCCACCGATGCCAAGGTCACCGGAGATTGGTTCAAAACGGTGTTGCCATGATCATGAGGCAGGGCCAACAATAAAGAGAAGATGAGTTTCATAGGTTACTCCTTGGATTCTTTTGCTTCTAACAAGGTCACTTTCTAATTGCAAGATATTTGCGTTTAGATGGTGGAACTGAATTGATTTTGGGTTTAACAATGTCTAAGTGCTTGAAATTACGAAGCAAGGGGCAGCGAATCGTTGCATATTTAAGTCTGCGGTTGCACCCCCGGGGGGCTGGGGTTACAAGGGGCCCATGCCAGGACTGATTCGTTTTCGATGGATAGCTATTGTGTCTTTGTTGCTTGGAACCATCCCGCTTTTGAAGTGGGGTTATCTGGACAAGCGTCATTTTCCGTACATTATTGCAGTGCTGACGTTGCTGGCGATCTTGAATGTTTTGGCTCACAGTATCTGGCCGAAACAAGAAGACTATGGACAGAAGCAAGTGCTGGTGCATTTGTGGGTGGATCTGCTGGCGGCTTCCGGATTGTTGTTCGTAAGTGGTTCTGCCGACAATCCGTTTGTCAGCATTCTTTGCATTCACTCATTCCTGGGTGGGATGCTTTTGCGAAAAAAAGCATCCTATGTTTTCGGAGCTTCCGTTTTGGTGCTGCTGTCGCTATTGCAGTATGAAACCTGGCTGGACTCACAAAAGACGGTGGGGATTGATTTCTCAGAACTGTCTTTGCGCTTCCTTTCCCAGTGGGTTTTGATCACGGCCAGTTGGTTTGTCAGTCATTATTTTTCCAGTCTGCTGGAGCGTAAAGAAAAGCGCATCCGTCTTTTGCAGGACCGTCAGCATCAGGCGGATCGCTTGAAGGCTTTGGGTGCCCTGACGGCGGGTTTTTCCCATCAATTGGCAACACCGATGAATTCGCTGAAACTTCGCATGGAGCGGGGCTTGCGCAAGCTGCCGGAAGAAAGCTCTGGCGCTCGTGAGGAATTTGAAAAAGCACAAAGTTCACTTGATGAGTGCGTTCGTGTTTTCCAGCACATGGCTTCAGTCTTTTCACGCTCTTCCCAAAGCGAACTGCAACGGGTGGAACTGCCGGTGCTGGTGAAGGATTTGATTGGCGTGTGGGAAAAAGAAAATGCCGGGGTTGTGGTTGAATCCCATCTGACCACTGATTCTTTGTGGTGTCGTTTGCAGACGCTGGCTTTTTCCCAGACATTGTTTGATCTTTTGGACAATGCTTTGGAGGCGTCCCCGGTGCCAAGCCCGCTTTACGTGCGCCTGTTCAAAGAGGACACCTGGGCGGTGCTGGAAGTGGTCGACAAAGGTTCGGGCATTTCGGCAGAAATCCTGTCGCGTTTGGGTGAGCCGTTCGTGACTGGCAAAGAAGCGGGCAACGGTCTGGGAATTTATTCTGCGCAAATGATGGCTCAGGCCAGCGGCGGGGATTTTGTAATCACCAATAACGTCAGCGGCAAGGGCGCCACGGCCCGCATCCGTCTGCCTTTGGAGGAAAAGTAATGGAACAACATGCAAAACGACTTTTGCTGGTGGAAGACGACCAGGGTTTGCGTGAAGTGTTGACCGAAGAACTGCAAGAGCGTGGTTTTAAGGTGAAGGCCTATGCTGATATGCCCGCGGTGGCAGAGCTGGGGGAAGTTGACTGGGCGCTTTTGGATTTGCGCGTGGGCAGTGAAAATGGCCTGGAGCTTTTAAAAGATCTGAAGACCCGCCATCCGCAAGTCAAAGTTGTGATGATGAGTGGCTTTGGCAGTGTGGCTTCCGCGGTGAAGGCCATGCAACTGGGTGCACATAACTTTATCGTCAAGCCAGTCACGGTGGAAATGATTTTAAGAGCCTTCAGTGATCAGGCCGAAAACATGGAGCTGCCGGAGGAAGAAATCTCCCTGGCGCGCATGGAGCGTGAATACATTGATTATGTCCTGCAAAGTTCTGAGGGTAATATCACCCAAGCCGCCAAAAAGCTGGGTCTGCACCGCCAGAGCCTTCAGCGCAAACTGCGCAAGAACATCCCCCGCAAATAAGCCAGTTCCCGGATTTATATTTCCTTCAGACCCACTCCCTCAGTTTTAACGTCGGAGTGGGTTTTGCAAAATCAACATATTGATGTTGTAATTACGATGTATTTACATTTTTGAAGAAGCACGGTAATATGGAATTTGAGTGGGACGATGATAAAGCCCAGAGCAACTACAAAAAACACGGAGTCAGATTCTCTGAAGCAGTGACGACGTTTCGAGACTCTCACGCTCTGGAGATGTTGGATCAGGAAAGCTCTGCTAATGAAGACGGCAAGAAGGGCAACATCCCGGGAAATGGAATCATATCTACGAGGTTTGCATGAAGAGTGAATTTGATTTTTCCAAAGCCAAGAAAAAGAAGCCTTTGAAAGACATCAAGGTGCTTAAGACCATTCGTTTGGATCCTGAGGTGCTGGAGTGGCTTGAAATTGAAGCTGAAAAGCAGGGGATGGGTTATCAGACATATTTGAACTGGTATTTGAGAAATGCCATGTCCAATAGAAGTTCGATTGAAGAGCGCATTGCGAAACTGGAAAAGGCTGTTTTTCCCAAGAAGGCTTAACAAATAAAAAAGGCGCCTATGTGGCGCCTTCTTCTTTTTCTTTATTCTTTTTATTTTCCAGGAACATCAACAGCAGCAGCAGTGCGACACCGCCCACGATCGCCATGTCGGCGATGTTGAAGGCTGGCCAGCTCCAACGGTTGTACAGATGGAAATCCAGGAAGTCGATCACGTAGCGGAAGCGCACGCGGTCGATGTAGTTCCCGATAGCACCACCAAAGATGCTGGATAGAGCGATGATTT
Coding sequences within it:
- a CDS encoding prolipoprotein diacylglyceryl transferase — its product is MFPFIPLSSTLNVPTYYLVLSLTVCLCLIWISARADKFELSRKVALDLSLIIMVTGFIGGRLLHVFYENFEHYQEDFTRIFYFWNGGFVFYGGAILAGLCCLLYMIFVARVQFEDYLDLFAPVLSFAYVLGRVACLLAGCCYGGSCDLPWAVNGLHPTQAYASLWELGVLFILLGTETTAQALRPKLLKNPGSIFFLWMVLHGMGRLLMEAFRDDFRGPSLGLSISSWISLTIMALGLFLIIRRPARRS
- a CDS encoding cyclic nucleotide-binding domain-containing protein, yielding MKLHPAEIAKEIRAFSFFKSFADDLLLQTSAMVHCESFAAGSFILQEGKQNSSLFFLRSGKVEISLASEVIATLDTPGEVFGEMSVITSNPTSTTVKALSAVECFVIRSEDFGHVHPKDKDRFQALLFQIYCNVLTERLMKTNEKARLFEILNRELHEAQQKIQKVGGRVLLVEPDKKQQLPIRMALGGTGVHLDIANDAEGAREFLRDNQYDVVLCEEGCVEVLKEVHEGKKTPFSILLTSKDVQGNLRILEGNRYVDHIISRDAEDRNATIRYVLTALGKLLNKDLFGIEKYLTWGVEVQRKMVSNSTQRESLREDLYGYFKKMGVRSTILDRVNTVVEEMLMNAIYDAPVDSNGKSIFNHVSRKEEIQLDTHQQSQLRYASDGVYLAVGVKDPFGSLTKDIIIDYLLSCYNGAAGSMNANKGGAGRGLHQIIENADLTVFNVKKGVCTEVICMFNIDGQKREAQPSFHYFFV
- a CDS encoding metal ABC transporter permease, which translates into the protein MTSFIELLQIYKWSLPSSVLMAAVLALIGSQWSAREKSAQIFVLGQGASLGIVLGLVINILLGTDFHGISLVAGLSLGWVTLLLMDQLIQTKSDRNHIYLTLFVFFLSLTYLTSYLTPALESHIAASYFGDLAVMSDTGAQLCLLAAVFFGVFVLKFWRSLSLASFQMVNHSYIHRTWQNRVFDVGTLLLTTMAIQSMGYLFTIGSLFIATSFTSTRSRNLQSYLIRMLVISLGGTALGFATSLISTNLPTVPCVLLGQMLLGLITYTKK
- a CDS encoding ATP-binding cassette domain-containing protein, which translates into the protein MSSLLSARDLRVLSSDGLALSPVVNLELNDGEVLFLRGENGAGKSTLLKTLLGLHKYFEGRFQFSIPQKDIQYLPQLGTLHFHLPLTLRDLLGDNEGSHPLLKNMDLDKKWNTASGGERQKILLSAVLAKRPRLLILDEPFNHVDSESTLQLEEALGTYLKEHPQSSLILVSHRALTAEWNRVRVLEIR
- a CDS encoding metal ABC transporter substrate-binding protein codes for the protein MNKFLLSALLLFSPYAQAKIKVVTTLPDIAEVVRAIGQEQVEVQSLLSGSEDAHFAEARPDYILKVNRADIVCSMGLELEVGWLPKVLSKSGNAKIQDGGTGSCILGNSIKPLDVPTGVINRSLGDVHAHGNPHFTLSPLKMAEAGREVVRVLSAALPQESAAFEKNYDAFKAEMTRLQERLAKTVKKTKVMEYHKEFTYFFSAYGLESAGSLEEKPGMPPSAARIAQAAKLAKDNKVTVLFATASAPHKTLERFQELSGVPVMIVPSYVQTKGDASSIAKLQELLVGSVK
- a CDS encoding outer membrane beta-barrel protein — translated: MKKLILTAALLSSTATTASAQVLQNMQSAAALDLVAPLNFEDSAENKLDIRAAELMFFGPLDPTFDAYLNFAAHNEEGEFVAEVHEAYVGSSKVIPNSRFRVGKFFLGVGRLNQFHQHDWAFVSAPRVQAEFFDEEGVADTGAEFSTLLPTDSYWDITLGVTNGYTYGHSHDEGEKPQVPTHYIHPVNFVDFGEAGALQWGMNYLGRTDAAETKTQLYGLDFVFKKTKGKTLSFLFQSEIWYRNLSGPGADTQEDIGAYFYPQMSLSERLFLGLRVDLFSDLSRSFISDGSRQENLDYGFVPTLTFKNSEFSLLRVAYTYDNQTYQGESDTISQKIELQWVAILGAHPAHSF
- a CDS encoding sensor histidine kinase, encoding MSLLLGTIPLLKWGYLDKRHFPYIIAVLTLLAILNVLAHSIWPKQEDYGQKQVLVHLWVDLLAASGLLFVSGSADNPFVSILCIHSFLGGMLLRKKASYVFGASVLVLLSLLQYETWLDSQKTVGIDFSELSLRFLSQWVLITASWFVSHYFSSLLERKEKRIRLLQDRQHQADRLKALGALTAGFSHQLATPMNSLKLRMERGLRKLPEESSGAREEFEKAQSSLDECVRVFQHMASVFSRSSQSELQRVELPVLVKDLIGVWEKENAGVVVESHLTTDSLWCRLQTLAFSQTLFDLLDNALEASPVPSPLYVRLFKEDTWAVLEVVDKGSGISAEILSRLGEPFVTGKEAGNGLGIYSAQMMAQASGGDFVITNNVSGKGATARIRLPLEEK
- a CDS encoding response regulator transcription factor, which translates into the protein MEQHAKRLLLVEDDQGLREVLTEELQERGFKVKAYADMPAVAELGEVDWALLDLRVGSENGLELLKDLKTRHPQVKVVMMSGFGSVASAVKAMQLGAHNFIVKPVTVEMILRAFSDQAENMELPEEEISLARMEREYIDYVLQSSEGNITQAAKKLGLHRQSLQRKLRKNIPRK
- a CDS encoding BrnT family toxin — translated: MEFEWDDDKAQSNYKKHGVRFSEAVTTFRDSHALEMLDQESSANEDGKKGNIPGNGIISTRFA
- a CDS encoding BrnA antitoxin family protein, producing the protein MKSEFDFSKAKKKKPLKDIKVLKTIRLDPEVLEWLEIEAEKQGMGYQTYLNWYLRNAMSNRSSIEERIAKLEKAVFPKKA